In a single window of the Deinococcus yavapaiensis KR-236 genome:
- a CDS encoding roadblock/LC7 domain-containing protein → MSNFVYSMVSEALARVVSERAADHMLRAALHDSGLTPDDVTAEEMQRVIVGPLQQRLIAVMPPARASAELTLLASRLQASYPKAPTLFPEASGPVWDDATLQSASSAPMSSAPVEASATPTPATSDDEVDEEFEFDLDDFLLDDPEDAGGGKSYVLSHPSGQDELLSDLARFEGVVGVVVCDHTGKVVRSRVPRGSDTLARLVAHLPVITADRPTRLICADLGAHTVCVKTLDVHLVGVLASGSTNLGRLIVELSALKETV, encoded by the coding sequence ATGTCGAACTTCGTATACAGCATGGTGAGTGAGGCGTTGGCGCGCGTAGTGTCCGAGCGGGCGGCGGATCATATGCTGCGGGCCGCCTTGCATGACTCGGGCCTCACGCCCGACGACGTGACCGCCGAGGAGATGCAGCGCGTCATCGTCGGTCCCCTTCAGCAGCGCCTCATAGCAGTCATGCCGCCCGCCCGGGCGAGTGCGGAGCTCACCCTGCTCGCGTCACGTCTGCAAGCCTCGTATCCCAAGGCGCCCACCCTCTTTCCCGAAGCGAGCGGTCCCGTGTGGGACGACGCCACCTTGCAAAGCGCCTCGTCCGCCCCGATGTCGAGCGCGCCCGTAGAGGCGAGCGCCACGCCCACGCCCGCCACCTCCGACGACGAAGTCGACGAGGAGTTCGAGTTCGATCTCGACGACTTCCTCCTCGACGATCCGGAGGACGCGGGCGGCGGCAAGTCGTACGTGCTTTCCCACCCGTCGGGGCAAGACGAGCTGTTGTCCGACCTCGCGCGCTTCGAAGGTGTCGTGGGCGTCGTGGTGTGCGACCACACCGGCAAGGTCGTGCGGTCGCGCGTACCTCGCGGCTCGGACACCCTCGCGCGGCTCGTCGCGCACCTCCCGGTCATCACGGCGGACCGCCCCACCCGCCTGATCTGCGCGGACCTCGGTGCACACACCGTGTGCGTCAAGACCCTCGACGTTCACCTCGTGGGCGTCCTCGCGAGCGGCAGCACCAACCTCGGACGTCTCATCGTTGAATTGTCCGCTCTCAAGGAGACCGTATGA
- a CDS encoding glycine C-acetyltransferase, with protein sequence MTSLTSRIGAELDRLRSSGLHISPRVLEAPQRARTRVAGRDVVNLASNNYLGFSDHPFLKERAEAFVRTWGVGAGAVRTIAGTLSIHEELEEKLAAFKGTGSALVFGSGFTTNQGVLGSLLQEGDLVVSDELNHASIIDGLRLAKATKKVFKHKDMQDLERVLAEHPTDGLKLVVTDGVFSMDGDIAPLDEIVAVARRHGAVTYVDDAHGSGVLGEAGRGTVHHFGFEHDDDVIQIGTLSKAWGVVGGYAAGTHDLRDLLINKARPFLFSTGHPPAVVGALLAAIELVQREPQIMERLWENTRYFKAELRRLGFDTFGSQTPITPVIFGEAAAAFAASRMLLERGVFAVGIGFPTVPKGLARIRNIVTADHTRDDLDLALAAYEFVGRELGVVAG encoded by the coding sequence GTGACCTCTTTGACTTCTCGCATCGGCGCCGAACTCGATCGGCTTCGCTCCAGCGGTCTGCACATCTCGCCCCGAGTTCTCGAAGCTCCACAGCGCGCCCGCACGCGCGTCGCGGGCCGTGACGTCGTGAACTTGGCGAGCAACAACTACCTCGGCTTCTCCGACCACCCCTTCCTCAAGGAGCGCGCCGAGGCGTTCGTGCGCACGTGGGGTGTCGGCGCGGGCGCCGTTCGCACGATCGCCGGAACGCTCTCGATTCACGAGGAACTCGAAGAGAAGCTCGCGGCCTTCAAAGGAACCGGAAGCGCCCTCGTGTTCGGAAGCGGCTTCACCACCAATCAAGGAGTGCTCGGCAGCTTGTTGCAAGAAGGCGATCTCGTCGTCTCGGACGAGCTCAACCACGCCTCGATCATCGACGGACTGCGCCTCGCGAAGGCCACGAAGAAGGTCTTCAAGCACAAGGACATGCAAGATCTCGAGCGCGTCTTGGCCGAGCATCCCACCGACGGCCTCAAGCTCGTCGTGACCGACGGTGTGTTCTCGATGGACGGCGACATCGCGCCTCTCGACGAGATCGTGGCGGTCGCGCGACGTCACGGCGCCGTGACGTACGTCGACGACGCGCACGGTTCGGGCGTCCTCGGTGAGGCGGGACGCGGCACCGTCCACCACTTCGGCTTCGAGCACGACGACGACGTCATCCAGATTGGCACTCTCAGCAAGGCGTGGGGCGTCGTCGGCGGCTACGCGGCGGGCACGCACGACCTGCGCGACCTGCTCATCAACAAGGCGCGGCCCTTTCTGTTCAGCACGGGCCATCCCCCGGCCGTCGTCGGCGCCCTTCTCGCCGCGATCGAACTCGTGCAACGCGAGCCGCAGATCATGGAGCGCTTGTGGGAGAACACCCGCTACTTCAAGGCGGAGTTGCGGCGCCTCGGTTTCGACACCTTCGGTTCGCAAACGCCCATCACGCCCGTCATCTTTGGCGAGGCGGCGGCGGCGTTCGCGGCGAGTCGAATGCTGCTCGAACGCGGCGTGTTCGCCGTCGGCATCGGTTTCCCCACCGTACCCAAGGGCTTGGCGCGCATTCGCAATATCGTCACGGCCGATCACACGCGTGACGACCTCGACCTCGCGCTGGCCGCCTACGAATTCGTCGGGCGCGAACTCGGCGTCGTCGCGGGCTGA
- a CDS encoding universal stress protein, whose protein sequence is MTRPDTLYRRILVATGGAPHSQRAVERAIALAAAFDAPLHVVTVVPVTASPLLNMAASLPGSEMLEADALENERVVRERHLGSVAAQARARGLTVSEHLVQAARPADAIVRVASEVGADLVVIGRRTKGVLGGALVGSTADAVSHAAPVDVLVVR, encoded by the coding sequence ATGACCCGTCCTGACACGCTCTATCGCCGTATCCTCGTCGCGACCGGCGGCGCGCCGCACTCGCAGCGCGCCGTGGAGCGGGCCATTGCCCTCGCCGCCGCCTTCGACGCGCCCCTGCACGTCGTGACGGTCGTACCGGTGACGGCGAGCCCGCTCTTGAACATGGCGGCTTCCCTGCCGGGCAGCGAGATGCTCGAAGCCGACGCCCTAGAGAACGAACGCGTCGTACGGGAACGTCACTTGGGAAGTGTCGCCGCCCAGGCGCGTGCGCGCGGCCTGACCGTCAGCGAGCACCTCGTGCAGGCGGCTCGGCCCGCCGACGCCATCGTGCGTGTCGCGAGCGAGGTTGGAGCCGACCTCGTCGTGATCGGGCGTCGCACGAAGGGTGTGCTCGGCGGCGCCCTCGTTGGCAGCACCGCCGACGCGGTCAGCCATGCGGCGCCCGTCGACGTCCTCGTGGTGCGCTGA
- a CDS encoding MarR family winged helix-turn-helix transcriptional regulator encodes MDVLSDIDSLAFMRRVGRLYRHLHVALQPRLEQTLGLHPKEVQALSAVALGQDSPSAISARLGSPPPSTSRLIDRLVEANLLERHGHPDDLRRFRLVLTERGAHTLEEARALARTRLNELLGGVPTEELADADRALARLETRLGWEND; translated from the coding sequence ATGGACGTCCTCTCCGATATCGACTCGCTCGCGTTCATGCGACGCGTCGGACGACTCTACCGCCACTTGCACGTGGCGCTTCAACCCCGCCTCGAACAGACCCTGGGACTGCATCCCAAGGAAGTCCAAGCGCTGAGCGCCGTCGCCCTCGGCCAAGACTCGCCGAGCGCCATCAGCGCTCGCCTCGGCAGCCCGCCGCCCTCCACGAGCCGCCTCATCGACCGTCTCGTGGAGGCCAACCTCTTGGAACGCCACGGGCATCCCGACGACTTGCGCCGTTTTCGCCTCGTCCTCACCGAACGCGGCGCACACACCCTCGAAGAAGCGCGCGCGCTCGCCCGAACTCGGCTGAACGAACTGCTCGGCGGCGTCCCCACCGAAGAACTCGCCGACGCCGACCGAGCCCTCGCACGCCTCGAAACTCGCCTCGGCTGGGAAAACGACTGA
- a CDS encoding MDR family MFS transporter: MTHRDKMQAFAGVLLVLFLASLNTTVVGTALPRIIADLGGMNVYTWAFTAYTLAQTVSIPVYGKLSDLYGRKPVLLFGIALFTLASALGGLSQSMGFLIACRALQGLGGGALMSMAFAAIGDLFTLTERGKYQGLNGAVFGVSSVLGPLLGGFLTDHLSWHWVFFVNVPVAVLAFWFIARFFPAKRERGEARIDVLGALLLTAAVVPLLLALTWGGTTDPWTSPKILGLLAFAAACTAAFVTWQARTPSPILALNLFRNPTFTFANIAGFFSTAGLYAAILYLPLFMQGVRGVSASNSGIVLAPLMLGMIVTSTVAGFIVSRVGRYKPAILAGLVVMTGALFFGTRLTPDTATSVVVGLMIVLGLGLGPTGSLFTLAVQTSSPRAQLGMATSANQFFRNMGGTIGAAVFGAVQANHLHALPTLLASSTRALPSSLAVAVADPNILSNPSALAKLHAAVAPLVGEAGFARILATMRGVLTDAVTNVFLLAGLGMTVALLVTLALPNLNLKSVRPQPETPRAPEVEAKPLAGVGVRER, from the coding sequence ATGACACACCGTGACAAGATGCAAGCCTTCGCGGGCGTCCTGCTCGTGCTGTTCCTCGCCTCTCTCAACACCACCGTCGTCGGCACCGCCTTGCCACGGATCATCGCCGACCTTGGCGGAATGAACGTCTACACCTGGGCCTTCACCGCCTACACCCTCGCGCAAACCGTCTCCATCCCCGTGTACGGCAAGCTCAGCGACTTGTACGGCCGCAAACCCGTCTTGCTGTTCGGCATCGCCTTGTTCACGCTCGCGTCCGCCCTCGGCGGGTTGTCGCAAAGCATGGGCTTCCTCATCGCTTGCCGCGCGTTGCAAGGCCTCGGCGGCGGCGCCCTCATGAGCATGGCCTTCGCCGCCATCGGCGACTTGTTCACCCTCACGGAGCGCGGCAAGTACCAAGGACTCAACGGCGCGGTCTTCGGAGTATCGAGCGTCCTCGGCCCGTTGCTCGGCGGCTTCCTCACCGACCACCTGTCGTGGCACTGGGTCTTCTTCGTCAACGTGCCCGTCGCCGTCCTCGCCTTCTGGTTCATCGCCCGCTTCTTCCCGGCCAAGCGCGAGCGAGGCGAAGCGCGCATCGACGTGCTCGGCGCCTTGCTGCTGACGGCGGCCGTCGTGCCTTTGCTGCTCGCCTTGACCTGGGGCGGCACGACCGATCCGTGGACCTCCCCGAAGATCCTCGGCCTGCTCGCCTTCGCCGCCGCGTGCACGGCCGCCTTCGTCACCTGGCAGGCGCGGACGCCCAGCCCTATTCTCGCGCTGAACTTGTTTCGCAACCCCACCTTCACCTTCGCGAACATCGCCGGATTCTTCAGCACCGCCGGTTTGTACGCCGCCATCTTGTACCTGCCGCTCTTCATGCAAGGCGTGCGGGGCGTGTCCGCCTCGAATTCCGGCATCGTCCTCGCGCCCCTCATGCTCGGCATGATCGTCACGAGCACCGTGGCGGGCTTCATCGTGAGCCGCGTCGGCCGCTACAAGCCGGCTATTCTCGCGGGCCTCGTCGTCATGACGGGCGCGTTGTTCTTCGGCACCCGTCTCACGCCTGACACGGCCACGAGCGTCGTCGTCGGCCTCATGATCGTGCTGGGGCTCGGCCTCGGGCCGACGGGCAGCCTGTTCACGCTCGCGGTGCAGACCAGCAGTCCCAGGGCGCAACTCGGCATGGCGACGAGCGCCAACCAGTTCTTTCGCAACATGGGCGGCACGATCGGCGCGGCCGTCTTCGGCGCCGTGCAAGCCAACCACCTGCACGCCCTGCCGACGCTTCTCGCGAGCAGCACCCGCGCGTTGCCGAGCTCGCTCGCAGTGGCCGTCGCCGATCCCAACATCCTCAGCAACCCCTCGGCCCTCGCCAAGCTCCACGCTGCCGTCGCGCCCCTCGTCGGCGAGGCTGGCTTCGCACGAATCCTCGCGACGATGCGCGGCGTTCTGACCGACGCGGTCACGAACGTGTTCCTCCTCGCCGGGTTGGGCATGACGGTCGCGCTGCTCGTGACCCTCGCGTTGCCGAACCTCAACTTGAAGAGCGTTCGTCCTCAACCCGAGACGCCGCGTGCCCCCGAAGTCGAAGCGAAACCGCTTGCGGGCGTTGGCGTTCGGGAACGCTGA
- a CDS encoding phosphotransferase, which yields MTAPSPADSVAREVLGAVNSRDVLMRVSLLCERFLGARVTTRLFHRVSVGSVHGVRLSDGREVVVKLHRAFAPFRYLKALNELQAHVADAGFPAPKPLAPPARLPNGSATFEASLARGDPPDPDRPEHLALMASGLAWLVELCEPFASRAEFEPWLARRRDGLWPIPHDARFDFVATAQGAAWIDTLARRARALLDADPGRRVIGHHDWRREHLRVRQGRLCAVYDWDSVGRFAEPVLVAGAARTFTVDWSRVGQRQYPTLEQMHEFLDAYETARGRPFSRDERAHFRAALVYGAAYTARCEHSDDRTNFGRGPLAPPPDFVPTESMRAFLQEHGETLLAGED from the coding sequence GTGACGGCACCGTCGCCCGCCGACTCGGTGGCCCGCGAAGTTCTCGGTGCGGTGAATTCCCGTGACGTTCTGATGCGCGTCAGCCTCCTGTGCGAACGCTTCCTGGGTGCGCGCGTCACGACGCGGTTGTTTCACCGCGTGAGTGTGGGAAGCGTGCATGGAGTCCGCCTCAGTGACGGCCGCGAAGTCGTGGTGAAGTTGCACCGAGCGTTCGCGCCCTTCAGGTACCTGAAGGCGCTCAACGAACTGCAAGCGCACGTGGCGGACGCGGGCTTCCCGGCGCCGAAGCCGCTCGCGCCGCCCGCCAGGCTGCCAAACGGAAGCGCCACGTTCGAAGCCTCCCTCGCACGAGGCGACCCGCCCGATCCGGACCGCCCCGAGCACCTCGCGTTGATGGCGAGCGGCTTGGCGTGGCTCGTGGAGTTGTGCGAGCCCTTCGCGTCGCGGGCAGAATTCGAGCCTTGGCTCGCGCGGCGTCGTGACGGCTTGTGGCCGATTCCGCACGACGCGCGCTTCGATTTCGTCGCCACCGCGCAGGGAGCGGCGTGGATCGACACGCTGGCGCGGCGAGCGCGAGCGCTCCTCGACGCGGATCCAGGCAGACGGGTGATAGGGCATCACGACTGGCGCCGCGAGCACTTGCGAGTACGGCAAGGACGGTTGTGCGCCGTGTACGACTGGGACAGCGTGGGCCGCTTCGCCGAGCCCGTGCTCGTGGCTGGCGCGGCGAGAACCTTCACGGTGGACTGGTCTCGCGTGGGGCAACGCCAGTACCCGACGCTCGAGCAGATGCACGAGTTCCTGGATGCGTACGAAACCGCGCGTGGACGACCTTTCTCTCGTGACGAACGCGCGCACTTCCGCGCGGCGTTGGTGTACGGCGCGGCGTACACGGCGAGGTGCGAACACTCCGACGACCGCACGAACTTCGGGCGCGGCCCGCTCGCGCCACCTCCCGACTTCGTACCAACCGAGAGCATGCGTGCGTTTCTGCAGGAGCACGGCGAAACCTTGCTGGCGGGCGAGGACTGA
- a CDS encoding copper amine oxidase N-terminal domain-containing protein, translating to MLFRSIKVALTLLLLGSGAGFALTTRQLVVTPGTPTATLDGRSLTLQNAPRIDGGRVLVPLVETLTLLGLPAVNVNDVPLEESGAVLVDSQTFVDLRWLGTASKLTFDISPDNARVTITTQNAPTLDPGAPQARFAPEKSTYAPGERVTYVEYSFDPEGQAITKREWTGRQDAFFAPGDYVVSLQVTNAQGKMSAPHTRVVKVRGAAVATPLQFALRHTALGDTFSDSLVASYPSLPIRGDANENFPLLFSDSPEKPSTAGVLYRDVVSGRARLLAYHVNGLSVPARVQVIARNVDARPVTIRSLGKGETAPSRTEGTLGQVALLDYFTSEASPQFELLPGRFSAVYISPSLPIGAGVNLVQDIEADGRVELSFVILPDDAVPTPETLGALPILPLDALHQRGTFLGAVRRVQVTLGTLPARLNIGDGVTDTGLVGTDVLTGTPMRLAGNYGVLYDVEVLGAANTVMALSPRGGLYRGALQVFDADVTSTVRVPRSGVLTNPERPLLLWRSQSERLNFKFVPANGSNLPVSLVFYRARP from the coding sequence ATGCTCTTCCGCTCGATCAAGGTCGCGTTGACGCTTCTGCTGCTTGGCTCCGGCGCTGGGTTCGCGCTCACCACGCGGCAACTCGTCGTCACGCCCGGCACGCCGACCGCCACGCTCGACGGCCGTTCCCTGACGCTGCAAAACGCACCGCGAATCGATGGCGGGCGCGTCCTCGTGCCGCTCGTCGAGACGCTCACCCTGCTCGGACTGCCCGCCGTGAATGTGAATGACGTCCCCCTGGAGGAATCCGGCGCGGTCCTCGTCGACAGCCAAACGTTCGTCGATCTTCGATGGCTCGGCACCGCGTCGAAGTTGACGTTCGACATTTCGCCCGACAACGCCCGCGTCACGATCACGACGCAGAACGCGCCGACCCTCGATCCTGGAGCGCCACAAGCGCGGTTCGCACCCGAGAAAAGCACGTACGCGCCCGGAGAGCGCGTCACGTACGTCGAGTACTCCTTCGATCCCGAGGGACAGGCGATCACGAAACGCGAGTGGACCGGACGGCAAGACGCCTTCTTCGCGCCGGGCGACTACGTGGTGTCACTGCAAGTGACGAACGCCCAAGGCAAGATGAGCGCGCCGCACACGCGTGTCGTCAAGGTGCGGGGCGCGGCGGTGGCGACACCGCTTCAATTCGCCCTTCGACACACCGCGCTCGGAGACACGTTTTCGGATTCGCTCGTGGCCAGCTATCCTTCGCTGCCGATTCGCGGCGACGCCAACGAGAACTTCCCGTTGCTGTTCAGCGACTCTCCCGAAAAGCCGTCGACGGCGGGCGTGTTGTACCGAGACGTGGTGTCGGGGCGCGCGCGTCTGCTCGCGTATCACGTCAACGGCCTCTCCGTGCCGGCGCGCGTGCAGGTGATAGCGCGAAACGTGGATGCACGGCCCGTCACGATCCGCTCGCTCGGCAAGGGTGAAACGGCACCTTCTCGCACCGAGGGCACGCTCGGGCAAGTCGCCTTGCTGGACTACTTCACGTCCGAGGCTTCCCCGCAGTTCGAACTTTTGCCAGGACGATTCTCGGCGGTGTACATCTCGCCGTCCCTGCCGATCGGGGCAGGCGTGAACCTCGTGCAGGACATCGAAGCCGACGGCCGGGTGGAGTTATCGTTCGTGATCTTGCCCGACGATGCGGTCCCCACGCCGGAAACGCTCGGGGCTTTGCCGATCTTGCCGCTGGACGCCCTGCATCAACGTGGCACCTTCCTCGGAGCGGTACGGCGCGTCCAAGTGACGCTCGGCACGCTTCCGGCTCGGTTGAACATCGGAGATGGCGTGACCGACACCGGCTTGGTCGGCACCGACGTCCTGACGGGAACACCGATGCGTCTCGCCGGGAATTACGGCGTTTTGTACGACGTGGAGGTGCTGGGTGCGGCGAACACCGTGATGGCGTTGTCGCCGCGTGGCGGCCTGTACCGAGGAGCGCTGCAAGTCTTCGACGCTGACGTGACGTCCACGGTGCGCGTGCCGCGTTCGGGCGTCTTGACGAATCCTGAGCGTCCGCTGTTGTTGTGGCGTTCGCAATCGGAGCGGTTGAACTTCAAGTTCGTGCCCGCCAACGGCTCGAACCTGCCGGTGTCCCTCGTGTTCTACCGTGCGCGACCGTGA
- a CDS encoding XRE family transcriptional regulator translates to MKLDELRATLNEHINRQPRGFKAQLAHELDVTPTYINQVLSGRLPLQLDHLAMILERLELELVVAPKGTNERLRAVFSDPFVQPKVERNDT, encoded by the coding sequence ATGAAGCTCGACGAACTTCGAGCCACGCTCAACGAGCACATCAACCGCCAGCCACGCGGTTTCAAAGCGCAGCTCGCCCACGAACTCGATGTCACTCCCACCTATATCAACCAAGTCCTCAGCGGACGCTTGCCCCTGCAGCTCGACCATCTCGCCATGATCCTCGAACGCCTCGAGCTCGAGTTGGTCGTCGCTCCGAAGGGCACCAACGAGCGCCTTCGCGCCGTCTTCAGCGATCCTTTCGTGCAACCGAAAGTCGAACGGAATGACACTTGA
- a CDS encoding MarC family protein, translating to MDTAQIAILGYKTFLTMLVVMDPIGLAPIFMALAGGRPSFERRSIAVKATVVAGLIILAFGLAGRPLLEHLGISLDAFRVAGGVLLFLIALDMVFARTSGTRETPAEEAEAQTREDISVFPIAIPLIAGPGTLASVMILVGDAHGAPLLVGVVLIVTFVVLALCYLTLRLSTVIARLIGLTGVNVVTRVLGVLLGALAVQYIADGILGFLRELRV from the coding sequence ATGGACACCGCCCAAATCGCGATCCTGGGATACAAGACGTTCCTGACGATGCTGGTCGTCATGGATCCCATAGGTCTCGCGCCGATCTTCATGGCGCTCGCCGGTGGCCGTCCCAGCTTCGAGCGCCGCTCGATCGCCGTGAAGGCGACGGTCGTCGCGGGCCTCATCATCCTCGCCTTCGGGTTGGCGGGGCGGCCCCTGCTCGAGCATCTCGGCATCAGCCTCGACGCGTTTCGTGTGGCGGGCGGTGTGCTGCTGTTCCTGATCGCCCTCGACATGGTCTTCGCGCGCACGAGCGGCACGAGGGAAACGCCCGCCGAGGAAGCCGAAGCGCAAACGCGCGAGGACATCTCCGTCTTCCCGATCGCGATTCCCCTCATCGCGGGACCCGGAACCTTGGCGAGCGTCATGATTCTCGTGGGGGACGCGCACGGCGCGCCCCTGCTGGTGGGCGTCGTGCTGATCGTGACCTTCGTGGTGCTCGCCTTGTGCTATCTCACGCTGCGTCTCTCGACGGTCATCGCGCGCCTCATCGGCCTCACGGGAGTGAACGTCGTGACGCGCGTTCTCGGGGTGTTGCTCGGCGCGCTCGCCGTGCAGTACATCGCCGACGGCATTCTCGGATTTCTGCGCGAGTTGCGCGTGTGA
- a CDS encoding HNH endonuclease encodes MNANLTGPIPDVAHKLGAPRVLVLNASYEPLHVASAKRAITLVQFGIAEVLEESEDVVRSPSTTIFIPSVIRLKRYVRRPRAHPVPFNRRNVLRRDFYTCQYCGSRQELTIDHVHPRSRGGRHAWENVVAACRECNQRKGNRTPEEAGLHLSMPPRAPTFGLYVAGYFSAFHENWSKYLYG; translated from the coding sequence GTGAATGCCAACCTGACCGGGCCTATCCCCGACGTGGCGCACAAGCTCGGTGCGCCGCGCGTGCTGGTGCTCAACGCTTCTTATGAGCCGTTGCATGTGGCGTCCGCTAAACGTGCGATCACCCTCGTGCAATTCGGCATCGCCGAGGTGCTCGAAGAGAGTGAGGACGTCGTGCGTTCGCCCAGCACCACCATCTTCATTCCGAGCGTGATTCGCCTCAAGAGGTACGTGCGGCGCCCACGAGCGCATCCCGTTCCCTTCAATCGGCGCAACGTGTTGCGCCGAGACTTTTACACCTGCCAGTACTGCGGCTCGCGGCAAGAGCTCACGATCGACCACGTGCATCCGCGTTCTCGTGGCGGTCGGCACGCTTGGGAGAACGTCGTCGCGGCGTGCCGTGAGTGCAATCAGCGCAAAGGCAACCGCACACCCGAGGAAGCGGGATTGCACCTCAGCATGCCGCCGCGCGCTCCCACCTTCGGGTTGTACGTCGCCGGGTACTTCTCGGCGTTCCACGAAAACTGGAGCAAGTACCTTTACGGCTGA
- a CDS encoding peptidylprolyl isomerase, which translates to MRLPLLLAASLATFAASASAAFVPVPFLSETPVRKFTAPQWVIDPAKTYRAEIETTKGKVTIEFYAQQAPKTVNSFVFLTLNRYYEGVKFHRVLDGFVAQVGDPNTVTGPRATWGQGGPGYGYYLELDRALKFDKAGVLGMARTQDPYTNGSQFYITLAPTPSLDGQYTVFGRVVEGLDVVQSLQKIDPSSPAGENVTPDEIKTVTILVDDGKATP; encoded by the coding sequence ATGCGCCTTCCTCTTCTTTTGGCGGCGTCGCTCGCGACCTTCGCGGCGTCGGCGTCGGCGGCGTTCGTGCCCGTTCCCTTTCTCTCTGAGACGCCCGTGCGCAAGTTCACCGCGCCTCAGTGGGTGATCGATCCCGCCAAGACGTACCGCGCGGAAATCGAGACGACGAAAGGCAAGGTCACGATCGAGTTCTACGCACAGCAAGCGCCGAAGACCGTCAATTCCTTCGTTTTCCTTACCCTCAACCGCTACTACGAGGGCGTGAAGTTCCACCGCGTCCTCGACGGATTCGTCGCGCAAGTCGGCGATCCGAACACGGTCACGGGTCCGCGCGCCACTTGGGGCCAGGGCGGTCCCGGCTACGGTTACTACTTGGAACTCGACCGCGCCTTGAAGTTCGACAAGGCGGGCGTCCTCGGCATGGCGAGAACGCAAGATCCTTATACCAACGGGTCGCAGTTCTACATCACCCTCGCGCCCACGCCGAGCCTCGACGGGCAGTACACCGTCTTCGGGCGGGTCGTGGAAGGCCTCGACGTCGTGCAGAGCTTGCAGAAGATCGATCCTTCGTCGCCTGCGGGCGAGAACGTGACGCCCGACGAGATCAAGACCGTCACCATTCTTGTGGACGACGGAAAGGCGACGCCGTGA
- the ltaE gene encoding low-specificity L-threonine aldolase: protein MIVDLRSDTVTVPDEAMRRAMIEAPVGDDVYGEDPSVNELQQEAARLLGFEAGLFMPSGTMTNQVAIAVHTRRGEEVIVPEGAHVYEWELGMMATFSGVVPRFVHAPLGVPDPADLRAAIRRSIHQSPTGLISLENTHNKAGGTVLPLDVIAGAREVATSEGLPLHLDGARVMNAAAALNVPVSDITRHFDSVSLCLSKGLGAPVGSVLVGSKKFVGQAHRYRKMMGGGMRQAGVLAAAGLVALRDGPKRLGEDHRRARALASSLVNAGYAVDLASVQTNMVYATVPDAARRASEWAERGVKANALSENSVRFVLHHQITDEMLARAIEVVTAPVPA from the coding sequence GTGATCGTCGATCTTCGCTCCGATACCGTGACCGTGCCGGACGAGGCCATGCGCCGCGCCATGATCGAAGCGCCCGTGGGTGACGACGTGTACGGCGAGGACCCCAGCGTGAACGAGTTGCAGCAGGAAGCGGCGCGCCTGCTGGGCTTCGAGGCGGGCTTGTTCATGCCGTCGGGCACCATGACGAATCAAGTCGCGATCGCGGTGCATACTCGACGCGGCGAGGAAGTCATCGTGCCCGAGGGCGCGCACGTGTACGAGTGGGAGCTCGGCATGATGGCGACGTTCTCGGGCGTCGTGCCGCGCTTCGTGCACGCGCCTCTCGGCGTGCCCGATCCTGCCGACCTTCGCGCGGCGATTCGCCGCTCCATCCACCAAAGCCCGACGGGCCTCATCTCCTTGGAGAACACGCACAACAAGGCGGGCGGCACCGTGTTGCCACTCGACGTCATCGCGGGCGCGCGAGAAGTCGCGACGTCCGAAGGGTTGCCTCTGCACCTCGACGGAGCGCGCGTCATGAACGCGGCCGCCGCGCTGAACGTGCCCGTGTCGGACATCACGCGTCATTTCGACTCGGTGAGCCTGTGCCTCTCGAAGGGCCTGGGCGCGCCCGTCGGCAGCGTTCTGGTGGGCAGCAAGAAGTTCGTCGGCCAAGCGCACCGGTACCGCAAGATGATGGGCGGCGGAATGCGGCAAGCGGGCGTGCTCGCCGCCGCCGGACTCGTCGCCCTGCGCGACGGTCCCAAGCGCCTTGGCGAAGACCACCGCCGCGCCCGCGCACTCGCGTCGTCGCTCGTAAACGCCGGGTACGCCGTCGACCTCGCGTCCGTGCAGACGAACATGGTGTACGCGACCGTTCCCGACGCCGCGCGCCGCGCGAGCGAGTGGGCCGAGCGGGGCGTGAAGGCCAACGCCTTGTCCGAGAACTCGGTGCGTTTCGTGCTGCACCACCAGATCACCGACGAGATGCTCGCTCGCGCTATCGAGGTCGTGACGGCGCCCGTGCCCGCTTGA